The following proteins come from a genomic window of Alosa alosa isolate M-15738 ecotype Scorff River chromosome 2, AALO_Geno_1.1, whole genome shotgun sequence:
- the LOC125290912 gene encoding vicilin-like seed storage protein At2g18540, with the protein MKREIEEKVREEERNTNNNRSIDTTHYRKKREIEKKMREEEKKREMEEKARKEEKERERAQMRKVVDVRLWGAETITSMSSAEEYVDSESEMDSDDLWMDEKEAKLSAKKKEEERRREMEMEKLKEEKKKREMEEKARQVEKERERAQMRKVAEEMTRRWNALPPDSEDGDTNSEEEKEKKQEEPPIIEEEKEKKKSKPAKLIKWIKKSLGLGKNKGKE; encoded by the exons atgaagagagagattgaagagaaggtaagagaggaggagagaaatacAAACAATAACAGGTCAATAGACACAACACACTatagaaagaagagagagattgaaaagaagatgagagaggaagaaaagaagagagagatggaagagaaggcgagaaaggaggaaaaggagagagagagggcacagaTGCGAAAGGTGGTGGATGTGAGGCTGTGGGGGGCTGAGACCATCACCTCGATGTCCAGTGCTGAGGAGTACGTCGACAGCGAAAGTGAGATGGACTCTGATGATCTCTGGATGGATGAGAAGGAGGCTAAACTGTCAGCcaagaagaaagaggaggagaggaggagagagatggagatggaaaagctgaaagaggagaaaaagaagagagagatggaagagaaggCGAGACAGGTGGAAAAGGAGCGAGAGAGGGCACAGATGCGAAAGGTGGCAGAGGAGATGACGCGGAGGTGGAACGCCCTCCCTCCTGACTCTGAAGACGGTGACACCAACTccgaggaggagaaggagaagaagcagGAGGAGCCGCCAATCAtcgaggaggagaaggagaagaagaaaagcaAACCTGCCAAACTCATCAAGTGGATTAAGAAGAGCCTGGGCTTGGGGAAGAACAAGGGGaaagag TGA